The genomic segment ATTCACTAATTTATTAAGATAGCTTCTGGCAGTATTTTCGGTGATCCCAAAATCGATGGCGACTTGTTTTGAAGTAAATTCTTTACCGGGTGTTCTGAATGCTTCTTTGAGGATTTCTAAATGACCTCTGCGTAAAGTTCTTGCAATAGGACTTTTATCAATCCAATCCATAAATTCATAAAAATCTTGTTTTTTTCTGCTCATATACTCATACAATGATTTCACTGCTTTTTCTATGGTACTAATCTGATTATAGAGAAAATAGGTGAGATCAAAATCATCAGTTTCAGTGTAAATAAAAGCTTGATCATAATCTCCACGTTTTTCTTGTATGAGTTTGCTAATCGAAACATATTGAAATAGCCAATAACCTGACCGCAGAATACTCCAATAGAAAATAGCTCTTGCCGTTCTACCATTACCATCCCCAAAAGGATGGATATATCCTATCATAAAATGTAAGATAATAGCCTTGATGATGGGATGAATAAAATTACTATAATCATTGGGAGCGGGATCATAATTTGCAAAATCACACAAATTTGTTAATCTAGCTTCGAGGGTTTTCCAGTCAGGAGGATAAAAAGTATTCTCATTGTATAAATTAGAAACAAAAATATTATTGTTTTTTCTAATTTCCCCTGGTGTTGCTTGATTTTCTATGGCTTCTTCTGTTGCAATTCTATGGAGTTCTAATATCAATTCTAGGGATAATTTCTCATCTTTTTTTTCAACCGCTTTTTTCATCAATAAATAATTATTGAGGATCATCTGTTGAGATTTATCTTTAGGGGTGAGATTTTTTTCCAGCATTTCCTTTGCAACTTCACGAGTTGTTGAAGCTCCTTCAAGTTGAGAGGAAGTTATCGCTTCCTCTTGCATTAAACTTTTGACGAGATAAGGATTTTTGGGAGGAGAAGATCCGAGAATACTATTACTATTCTCTCGACTTCCCCCGGTCATTGTATCAATCCCATAGAGTTGAGCAAACAGTGAGTCTGGTACACAATAACTAAAGCAGCGATTGCCTTCAGCTTTTAATAATGGGAAGTTTTTAGTAATTGCTTTCCGTGCAATTTTAGTGGCTATCCATGCAGCTAATTCGTTGTCACCCGGCTTGACTCTCCATTTAAAATCATTCCAATGAAAATACCTTCCTTTGGAATCTGTTGCTCCATATTTTCCAAGTAACGGTAGAAATTTTTCGGCTTCAACCTCTTGTAATAGCAAAATGAGAGGCTTAGGAACTCTAATTCTTGCCATAGAGAGTATTTCTCACTCAATTCTATTCTTTTAGTTTATCTTATTTTAGTCAAATTCATGAATCAGAAAATAAGGTTTTAAAGCTTTGGCGACGATATCGGGGCGAGTCGGGAGTAAAGTAACTCCACAGGGTTTCCCAATAGAAAAATGAGACTCCATCAAAACCGCGATCGCGCACAACTTTCATTTGTTTTTCTATTTGTTCCATTGGTACAGGATGGCGTAATGTTCCACTTAATAACCCAATAATTACCGGGACTTTCCGCCGTGCTATTTGTACAGATTCATGGTCTAATTCTGAAATAAATTTAGTTATACTATCTCGATAAACTTGCAAAACAATATCATCCACTAATCCTTGATTGACCCAGGTTAACCAATCTTGTAAATACATTTCATAAGTATATTCGTAAGGGTTTGGAGATAAAGAAATCATACAATCGGGTTTAACTTCTTTAACATTTTTGACAATTCTTTGAACTAACTCAGTAATTTTATCTGCTCTCCAATTTCGCCATTCTTGATTATAAGGATTGTTAGGGGGTAATTGATTATTATGTTCTTGTTTATAAAGTTGAATCGTATACTCATCATAACCAAATTCAACAGGAAGACCAAAATGATCATCGAGTTGAATTCCATCAATATTATATTTCATTACAACTTCTAAAATTAAATCTTCAATAAATTGTTGGACTCCAGGATGTAACGGATTTAACCAGACATTTTTAATGGTCATCCATTCTAAAATTTGATTGACAATCCAGTTTTTGATCTTGGTTTGATAGGAAACATCCTCCGAATTCCTGAAATGATTTAAGGCTTTTTCTCCTTTTTGAGTTTGAGCAAGCCAGTCAGGATGACGTTGAACAATCGCTGAGTTTTTAGGAGCCATAAATCCATATTCAAACCAAGGAATTACTTTTAATCCGTTTCGATGTCCTTCTGTAACAATTTTGGATAAAATATCTCCTCCTAATTGGGTTAAATTTAATAAGGAATCTTGTGAACGACCGATGACTCGTCTGGCGACTGCACTTTTATAAAATGTAACTCCTCGATTCCAAACAACGGGATAAATCGTATTAAATTTGAGGTCTGATAATTGATGTAAAGCACGATTCATTCCCCAAGGAAAAAATAAAACTCCACTGCTGACATTGGTTAACCAAACTCCTCTAATTTCATTGGGTATAATTAAAATAGGTTGGGACGGTGCGGGCGGAATTAAAAGAGTGATCGCTACAATCAACGATAAAATAAAACTTGAGATTCTATAGATAGTTAATATGATTTTTTTTCTTAATTTTAGCATTATAAAAAAGTAAACACAAAGACACTCATACACAAAGAAAGAGAGAAGGATAGACGGTAAGGAAGAAACTAGATTTTTAGTGTATCCGCAACCGAAACCCTAGATAATTTTAATATAATTTTTTCCATTGCTGATCAATATTTTGGGTTGTATCAATCGTGGTCAGATAATTCTTTTCATAATCTGTAAAAGGTTGAGCTTTTGCTTGTTGAGAGGTTAATAAATCTACCGTTGCGTCAGCAATATC from the Planktothrix tepida PCC 9214 genome contains:
- a CDS encoding Fic family protein, with the protein product MARIRVPKPLILLLQEVEAEKFLPLLGKYGATDSKGRYFHWNDFKWRVKPGDNELAAWIATKIARKAITKNFPLLKAEGNRCFSYCVPDSLFAQLYGIDTMTGGSRENSNSILGSSPPKNPYLVKSLMQEEAITSSQLEGASTTREVAKEMLEKNLTPKDKSQQMILNNYLLMKKAVEKKDEKLSLELILELHRIATEEAIENQATPGEIRKNNNIFVSNLYNENTFYPPDWKTLEARLTNLCDFANYDPAPNDYSNFIHPIIKAIILHFMIGYIHPFGDGNGRTARAIFYWSILRSGYWLFQYVSISKLIQEKRGDYDQAFIYTETDDFDLTYFLYNQISTIEKAVKSLYEYMSRKKQDFYEFMDWIDKSPIARTLRRGHLEILKEAFRTPGKEFTSKQVAIDFGITENTARSYLNKLVNKDLLIAAKSKNQKTVLYLAPANLQARLKL
- a CDS encoding glycoside hydrolase family 10 protein; the protein is MLKLRKKIILTIYRISSFILSLIVAITLLIPPAPSQPILIIPNEIRGVWLTNVSSGVLFFPWGMNRALHQLSDLKFNTIYPVVWNRGVTFYKSAVARRVIGRSQDSLLNLTQLGGDILSKIVTEGHRNGLKVIPWFEYGFMAPKNSAIVQRHPDWLAQTQKGEKALNHFRNSEDVSYQTKIKNWIVNQILEWMTIKNVWLNPLHPGVQQFIEDLILEVVMKYNIDGIQLDDHFGLPVEFGYDEYTIQLYKQEHNNQLPPNNPYNQEWRNWRADKITELVQRIVKNVKEVKPDCMISLSPNPYEYTYEMYLQDWLTWVNQGLVDDIVLQVYRDSITKFISELDHESVQIARRKVPVIIGLLSGTLRHPVPMEQIEKQMKVVRDRGFDGVSFFYWETLWSYFTPDSPRYRRQSFKTLFSDS